The Penaeus chinensis breed Huanghai No. 1 chromosome 29, ASM1920278v2, whole genome shotgun sequence genome window below encodes:
- the LOC125040823 gene encoding glycine-rich cell wall structural protein 2-like produces the protein MKPLLSVAPVLLVLLTCLTALPEARPGGVCCGGGGGGGGRGRGYGRGFGGGRGLAFKLGGKFSVKGFGGGGSGYGGGGGSGGSGGFGGGGSGGFGGGGSGGFGGGGSGGFGGGGSGGFGGGGSGGFGGGGSGGGGFGGGGNSLGGGGFGSSFSSSGSSVLGSGASYSGSSSGAFGTGSGFSSSSSGFLTGGGGGFGGGGSGGGGGSGGGGGGVCCGSGGGYNKGW, from the exons ATGAAGCCTCTGCTCTCGGTG GCGCCGGTGCTCCTGGTGTTGCTGACGTGCCTGACGGCGCTTCCCGAGGCGCGTCCGGGCGGCGTCTGCTgcgggggcggcggcggaggcggaggccgTGGCCGCGGCTACGGCAGAGGTTTCGGAGGCGGACGAGGCCTCGCCTTTAAGCTGGGCGGAAAGTTCTCCGTCAAAGGATTCGGAGGAGGCGGCTCCGGGTacggcggaggtggaggaagtggaggaagtggaggcttcggaggtggaggaagcggaGGCTTTGGTGGAGGAGGTAGCGGAGGCtttggtggaggaggaagcggaggctttggtggaggaggaagcggaggctttggtggaggaggaagcggaggctttggtggaggaggaagcggaggcggAGGATTTGGCGGTGGAGGCAACAGCTTGGGCGGAGGAGGTTTCGGCTCGAGCttcagcagcagcggcagcagcgtCCTCGGCAGCGGGGCAAGCTACAGCGGCAGCAGCAGCGGCGCCTTCGGAACAGGGTCGGGcttcagcagcagtagcagcggcTTCcttactggaggaggaggaggcttcgGCGGTGGTGGatcaggtggaggtggaggatccGGAGGCGGTGGTGGGGGCGTCTGCTGTGGCTCGGGTGGAGGCTACAACAAGGGCTGGTGA
- the LOC125040360 gene encoding uncharacterized protein DDB_G0271670-like, translating to FSSSSFSSSSSSSSSSSSSSSSSCSFSSSSSSSSSSSSSSSTSSSSPSTYYYYYYYYYYYYYYYYYYYSSTSSSSSTSSSSSSSSSSYSSSSSSSSTSSSSSSSTSTSSSSSSSSSSPSSSFSPSSSSSSSHSSSSSSSSSSSSSSSTSSSSSSSTSSSTSTSSFSSSSSSSSSSSASSSSSSSSSSSSSSSSPSSSFSSSSSSSSSSSSSSSSSSSFTSSSSSSSSTAGALVVLALGGGGGFGSSFSSSSSGFTGTGSGFSNSNSGAFGSGGSGFSSGNSGFTSGGFGGGGHGGKGGGVCCG from the exons ttttcttcttcttcattttcttcttcttcttcttcttcttcttcttcttcttcttcttcatcttcttcttgttctttttcttcttcttcttcttcttcttcttcttcttcttcttcttcctctacttcttcttcttctccctctacttattattattattattattattattattattattattattattattattattattattcctctacttcttcttcttcctctacttcttcttcttcttcttcttcttcttcatcttactcttcttcctcttcttcttcctctacttcttcttcttcttcttcctctacttctacttcttcttcttcttcctcttcttcttcttctccttcctcttctttttctccttcttcctcttcttcttcttctcattcctcttcttcttcttcatcttcctcttcttcttcttcttcctctacttcttcctcttcatcttcttctacttcttcctctacttctacttcttctttttcatcttcctcttcttcttcttcttcttcctctgcttcttcttcttcttcctcttcttcttcttcttcttcttcttcttcttccccttcctcatctttttcttcttcttcctcgtcttcttcttcttcttcctcttcttcttcttcttcttcttcctttacttcctcttcttcttcttcttcttct aCGGCCGGGGCGCTGGTGGTGCTGGC CCTAGGAGGCGGCGGAGGCTTCGGATCGAgcttcagcagcagcagcagcggcttCACCGGCACCGGCTCAGGcttcagcaacagcaacagcgggGCCTTCGGAAGCGGCGGCTCGGGCTTCAGCAGCGGAAACAGTGGCTTCACGAGTGGAGGTTTCGGAGGAGGTGGACACGGTGGCAAGGGAGGTGGAGTTTGCTGTGGATAG